Proteins encoded by one window of Rutidosis leptorrhynchoides isolate AG116_Rl617_1_P2 chromosome 7, CSIRO_AGI_Rlap_v1, whole genome shotgun sequence:
- the LOC139857524 gene encoding stem-specific protein TSJT1-like, translating to MLAIFHKAFAHPPEELNSPSSSQHSKKPKLPEETLQQFLSVHPNNTFSMSFGKAAVLAYVKPDTPNYSTRQRLFTAFDDIYCLFMGSLNNLCTQIKQYGLSKNTNESMFVIEAYRTLRDRGPYPADQVVKDLDGSFAFIVYDSKAGTVFTALGSDGGVKLYWGIAADGSVVISDDLEVIKAGCAKSFAPFPKGCMFHSEGGLMSFEHPMNKIRAMPRVDSEGVMCGANFKVDTYSRVNSIPRVGSETNWTQWDDHYSS from the exons ATGTTAGCAATATTCCACAAAGCATTTGCACACCCACCAGAAGAACTAAATTCACCATCATCATCACAACATTCAAAAAAACCAAAACTCCCTGAAGAAACATTACAACAATTTCTATCCGTACACCCAAACAACACATTCTCAATGTCATTTGGTAAAGCTGCTGTTCTTGCTTACGTTAAACCCGACACACCTAATTATTCGACCCGCCAACGTTTGTTCACTGCTTTTGATGATATTTACTGCTTGTTCATGGGTAGCTTGAACAACCTTTGTACACAGATTAAACAGTATGGTTTGTCTAAAAACACAAATGAATCCATGTTTGTAATTGAAGCTTATAGGACCTTACGTGACCGTGGGCCCTACCCTGCTGATCAAGTTGTTAAAGATCTTGATGGTAGTTTCGCTTTTATTGTTTATGACAGTAAAGCTGGGACTGTTTTCACTGCACTg ggTTCAGATGGTGGGGTGAAATTGTACTGGGGGATAGCTGCTGATGGATCTGTGGTGATATCTGATGATTTGGAGGTTATTAAAGCTGGTTGTGCTAAATCTTTTGCACCATTTCCTAAAG GGTGTATGTTTCATAGTGAAGGGGGATTAATGAGTTTTGAGCATCCAATGAATAAGATTAGGGCAATGCCAAGGGTGGATAGTGAAGGAGTGATGTGTGGTGCTAATTTTAAAGTGGATACTTACTCGAGGGTTAATTCTATTCCTCGTGTAGGTAGTGAAACGAATTGGACTCAATGGGATGATCATTATTCATCTTAA
- the LOC139858082 gene encoding mediator of RNA polymerase II transcription subunit 4 gives MLQNVPHQIIQSPARLGLPNPNSPSIQTTVPAKFSSQTVQSHQPNLHPNLQTTPTSLTLLPLLPPLSRAQSILIRMASLTTKLFEVSPNQTQWLSTFRGSFPTFLSTQNLSSNDSSATNSKEIISLFTTLQSQLFEAVTELQEILDLQDAKQKLTREIRSKDSSILAFANKLKEAERVLDMLVDDYSDFRREKRSKLDNSNEESSSSTTTVATQLKLSDILSYAHRISYTTFAPPEFGAGTAPLRGALPPAPQEEQMRASQLYTFADLDVGLPKETKEKFTIEPLAEETSNNPLGNMGIKDMVIPPNFVIPPGWKPGMPVQLPTDLPILPPAGWKPGDPVALPPFDLLPVANRNENQQPPPTHVPSSAKGQQQPIQVRHVELDIGDSSSSSEYITDDTSDDDN, from the coding sequence ATGTTACAGAATGTACCTCATCAGATTATACAGTCTCCGGCTAGACTTGGTCTTCCAAACCCTAATTCACCATCTATACAAACTACTGTCCCTGCAAAATTCTCATCACAAACCGTACAGTCACATCAACCTAACCTGCACCCAAATTTGCAAACCACTCCAACCTCGTTAACATTACTACCACTCCTTCCACCATTATCAAGAGCTCAATCGATTCTAATACGAATGGCTTCACTTACAACTAAACTTTTTGAAGTTTCTCCTAATCAAACTCAATGGCTTAGCACCTTTCGTGGTTCATTTCCTACGTTTCTATCTACCCAAAACCTATCATCGAACGACTCATCTGCTACAAATTCTAAAGAAATCATCTCGCTTTTCACGACACTTCAGTCTCAACTTTTTGAAGCCGTTACTGAACTTCAAGAAATTCTTGACCTTCAAGATGCTAAGCAGAAACTAACCCGAGAAATCAGATCTAAAGATTCATCAATTCTAGCTTTTGCTAACAAACTTAAAGAAGCCGAACGAGTCCTTGATATGTTAGTTGATGACTATTCAGATTTTCGTCGtgaaaaaagatcaaaacttgataACAGTAACGAAGAAAgctcatcatcaacaacaacagttgCAACTCAATTAAAGTTATCTGATATTTTGTCTTATGCACATAGAATCAGTTACACAACTTTTGCCCCACCCGAATTCGGTGCCGGGACCGCGCCTCTTCGAGGCGCCCTCCCACCGGCCCCACAAGAAGAACAAATGCGGGCGTCTCAGTTATACACTTTTGCTGACCTGGACGTTGGGTTACCAAAAGAGACCAAGGAGAAATTTACTATTGAGCCCTTGGCTGAAGAAACTAGTAATAATCCACTTGGTAATATGGGAATTAAGGATATGGTTATTCCTCCAAATTTTGTGATACCGCCAGGATGGAAACCAGGTATGCCTGTGCAGTTGCCTACTGATTTACCGATTCTTCCGCCTGCTGGATGGAAGCCGGGGGACCCGGTTGCGTTGCCACCGTTCGATTTGCTTCCTGTTGCTAATAGGAACGAGAATCAACAACCTCCACCTACTCATGTTCCTAGTTCTGCAAAGGGACAACAACAACCTATACAAGTTCGCCACGTGGAACTTGATATTGGTGACAGTAGCAGTAGTAGTGAATACATCACCGATGATACATCTGATGATGATAATTGA